A portion of the Gottschalkia purinilytica genome contains these proteins:
- a CDS encoding GNAT family N-acetyltransferase, producing the protein MIYIETERLILRDWKQSDLEEFRKINSDEVVMEYFPKTLSEQETDAMYEAIQKEFEEYNYGLYAVEVKENKEFIGLIGFHRATFDSDFTPCVEIGWRLKKEAWGKGYATEGAKACLKYGFEQLGFEEIYSFTAKINTRSQNVMKKLGMNYVKDFNHPKVESDSVLYKHVLYNIRA; encoded by the coding sequence ATGATCTATATAGAAACGGAACGACTAATTTTACGAGATTGGAAACAATCAGATTTAGAAGAGTTTAGAAAAATTAACTCAGATGAGGTGGTTATGGAGTATTTTCCAAAAACTCTTTCAGAGCAAGAAACAGATGCGATGTATGAAGCTATTCAAAAAGAATTTGAAGAATATAATTATGGATTATATGCAGTAGAAGTAAAAGAGAATAAAGAATTCATTGGTTTAATAGGATTTCATAGAGCAACGTTTGATTCAGATTTTACACCGTGTGTAGAAATAGGATGGCGTTTGAAGAAAGAAGCTTGGGGAAAAGGATATGCTACAGAAGGCGCAAAAGCTTGTTTAAAATACGGATTTGAACAGTTAGGTTTTGAAGAAATATATAGTTTTACAGCAAAAATAAATACACGTTCACAAAATGTAATGAAGAAATTAGGAATGAATTACGTAAAGGATTTTAACCATCCAAAAGTTGAAAGTGATAGCGTTTTATATAAACATGTATTGTATAATATTAGGGCTTAA
- a CDS encoding MBOAT family O-acyltransferase → MGIPWLDVVLVVGLIYNLLKMIDLQFYAYYMSEKINLFDLVTYILFVPAFTSGPIMPYRAFNQQLYSYKEVDSISIEKFIKRIIRGLFKKIVIVKLFSYIYYSLLGLKINIFISILILMSYYILLYFDFAGYTDIAIGFGGLMGFDVPENFKKPFTSPTLTQFWRNWHATLGDWFRSHVFMPFAQFSQSRIFVGALSFMIMFLIGLWHGFNNLFILWGIYHGILLFLENVLNLTMVNKRKVKKSYFIFRCVATNTLVGFGTIFFSENIEIAKKILHGFTKLW, encoded by the coding sequence ATGGGGATCCCATGGTTAGATGTGGTATTAGTAGTTGGATTAATATATAATCTATTAAAAATGATAGATCTTCAATTTTATGCTTACTATATGAGTGAAAAAATAAATTTATTTGATTTAGTTACTTACATTTTATTTGTTCCTGCATTTACATCAGGACCGATAATGCCATATAGAGCTTTTAATCAACAGCTTTATAGTTATAAAGAGGTTGATAGTATAAGTATAGAAAAGTTTATCAAGAGAATAATAAGAGGATTATTTAAAAAGATAGTTATAGTTAAATTATTTTCTTATATATATTATTCTTTGCTAGGATTAAAGATAAATATCTTTATAAGTATTTTAATTTTGATGAGTTATTATATACTTTTATATTTTGACTTTGCAGGATATACAGATATTGCAATTGGATTTGGAGGATTGATGGGATTTGATGTACCTGAAAACTTTAAAAAACCATTTACATCGCCAACACTTACACAATTTTGGCGTAACTGGCATGCTACATTAGGAGATTGGTTCAGAAGTCATGTATTTATGCCTTTTGCTCAATTTAGTCAATCTAGGATTTTCGTTGGAGCTCTTTCTTTTATGATTATGTTTTTAATAGGACTGTGGCATGGATTCAATAATCTTTTCATTCTATGGGGTATATACCATGGGATACTGTTATTTTTAGAAAATGTGTTGAATTTAACTATGGTTAATAAAAGAAAGGTTAAAAAAAGTTACTTCATATTTAGATGTGTAGCTACCAATACTTTAGTTGGTTTTGGAACAATATTCTTTAGTGAGAATATTGAAATAGCAAAGAAGATACTACATGGGTTTACGAAATTGTGGTAA
- a CDS encoding ABC-F family ATP-binding cassette domain-containing protein, whose product MNVLSGENISKSYGVKTLFKDISFNISNDEKIGLIGINGTGKSTLLKIVAGYETPDSGSITIPKGITIEYLHQNPDFNPEATVLEQVFKGDSQIMKLIRQYEETLSAISKSENNEKLQERLLKLSDDMTTLDAWDLESQAKTILTKLGITEFDKKIKVLSGGQKKRVALASALITPCDLLILDEPTNHMDSDTINWLEEYLQSRKGALLMITHDRYFLDRIVNKTLELDGGNLYTYTGNYSEFLERKLERQNLEAVIEHKRQRLYKKELEWIRSGVKARTTKQKARIQRFEALESSKVDISESNLDISVGGSRLGQKIIEINNISKSFEEKTIIKDFTYTFLRGDRIGIIGNSGIGKSTLLNIIMGNLQCDLGSIETGSTVNIGYFSQESQDMNTNLRAIEYIRESGEYVTTADGTKISAAQMMERFLFTSDMQWSYISKLSGGEKRRLYLLKVLMTSPNVLILDEPTNDLDIDTLKVLEDYISEFNGPVVTVSHDRYFLDVICNKIFSFEGNGNIIVNVGNHSDYMDKKDSICNVINEEAPKKKETQKQSKPKSQNLKFSYKEKLEYEQIDSQIEKLEEALTKIENELVIYSSDFTKLQELLEKKEKTEDELLYKLERQEYFINLEKQINDNKN is encoded by the coding sequence ATGAATGTTTTATCTGGTGAAAATATATCTAAAAGTTATGGAGTCAAAACTCTCTTTAAAGATATTTCATTTAATATAAGTAATGATGAAAAAATAGGTCTTATTGGTATAAATGGTACTGGTAAATCTACACTATTAAAAATAGTAGCAGGATATGAAACTCCAGATAGTGGATCTATAACTATCCCAAAAGGAATTACTATAGAGTATCTCCATCAAAATCCTGACTTTAATCCTGAAGCAACAGTCTTAGAGCAAGTATTTAAAGGTGATTCTCAAATTATGAAATTAATAAGACAATATGAAGAAACATTAAGTGCTATTTCAAAATCTGAAAACAATGAAAAGCTACAAGAACGTCTCCTTAAATTGTCAGATGATATGACTACACTAGATGCTTGGGACCTTGAGAGTCAAGCTAAAACTATCTTGACTAAGCTTGGAATCACTGAGTTTGACAAAAAAATCAAAGTACTTTCTGGTGGACAGAAAAAAAGAGTAGCTTTGGCCAGTGCTCTTATTACACCTTGTGACTTACTAATACTAGATGAACCTACTAACCATATGGATAGTGATACTATTAATTGGCTGGAAGAATATCTTCAAAGCAGAAAAGGTGCTCTACTTATGATTACCCATGATAGATACTTTTTAGATAGAATTGTTAATAAAACATTAGAGCTTGATGGTGGTAATCTATATACTTACACAGGCAACTACTCTGAATTTCTTGAAAGAAAGTTAGAAAGACAAAATCTAGAAGCTGTAATTGAGCATAAAAGGCAAAGACTATATAAGAAAGAGCTTGAATGGATAAGGTCAGGGGTTAAGGCTAGAACAACTAAGCAAAAAGCAAGAATCCAAAGATTTGAAGCTTTAGAAAGCTCTAAAGTAGATATAAGTGAATCTAACTTAGATATATCTGTAGGTGGATCTAGATTAGGACAAAAAATTATAGAGATAAATAATATATCTAAATCATTTGAAGAAAAAACAATTATAAAAGACTTCACTTATACATTCTTAAGAGGTGATAGAATTGGTATTATCGGAAATAGCGGTATAGGTAAATCAACTCTTTTGAATATTATTATGGGTAACCTTCAATGTGACTTAGGAAGTATAGAAACTGGATCTACAGTAAATATAGGATACTTTTCACAAGAATCTCAAGATATGAATACCAATCTACGTGCTATTGAATATATAAGGGAAAGTGGAGAATATGTTACTACAGCAGATGGTACTAAGATAAGCGCAGCTCAAATGATGGAGAGATTTTTATTTACCTCTGATATGCAATGGTCATATATCTCAAAATTATCAGGTGGAGAAAAAAGAAGACTATATCTTCTTAAAGTATTAATGACTTCTCCAAATGTTCTAATATTAGACGAACCAACTAATGATCTAGATATTGATACTTTAAAAGTACTAGAAGACTATATATCAGAATTTAATGGTCCTGTCGTAACAGTATCTCATGATAGATACTTTCTAGACGTAATATGTAACAAAATATTTTCATTTGAAGGTAATGGTAACATCATTGTTAACGTAGGAAATCACTCTGATTATATGGATAAAAAAGATAGTATATGCAATGTAATTAATGAAGAAGCTCCTAAGAAAAAAGAAACTCAAAAACAATCTAAGCCCAAATCTCAAAATCTTAAATTTTCTTATAAAGAAAAATTAGAATATGAACAAATAGATTCACAAATAGAAAAATTAGAAGAAGCATTAACAAAAATAGAAAACGAACTAGTAATATACTCTAGTGATTTTACTAAGTTACAAGAATTATTAGAGAAAAAAGAAAAAACTGAAGATGAACTTTTATATAAACTAGAACGTCAAGAGTATTTTATTAATCTAGAAAAACAAATCAATGATAACAAAAACTAA
- a CDS encoding GNAT family N-acetyltransferase, whose translation MLIREIEKKDNERIEEVIRTCLKEFGGDREGLAWEDPELACLSEAYKDKGSRYWVVENEGEIIGGCGIGPIKKLEGVCELQKMYFLKESRGTGAANKLMKIALDFAKENYDKCYLETLSNMEAANKFYQKYDFKKLEKPIVDTGHFSCDVWYIKDLK comes from the coding sequence ATGCTTATAAGAGAGATAGAAAAGAAAGACAATGAGAGAATAGAAGAAGTTATAAGAACTTGTCTAAAAGAATTTGGTGGAGACAGGGAGGGACTTGCTTGGGAAGATCCTGAGTTAGCATGTCTTTCTGAAGCATATAAAGATAAAGGATCACGATACTGGGTTGTAGAAAATGAAGGTGAAATTATAGGAGGATGTGGTATAGGTCCTATAAAAAAACTTGAAGGAGTATGTGAATTGCAAAAAATGTACTTTTTAAAAGAGAGTAGAGGTACAGGAGCAGCAAATAAACTTATGAAAATAGCTTTAGATTTTGCTAAAGAAAATTATGATAAATGTTATCTTGAAACCTTAAGCAATATGGAAGCTGCAAATAAATTTTATCAAAAATATGATTTTAAAAAACTTGAGAAACCTATTGTTGATACAGGACATTTTTCATGTGATGTATGGTATATAAAGGATTTAAAATGA
- a CDS encoding alpha/beta fold hydrolase produces the protein MIEIIVELNGINLYYDVNGGGTPIIFIPGLGATHTMFEPQVEYFKKKYQVITLDLRGNGKSGKLNVPIRKGLETQAKDVKELMDYLDIKEVVFVGVSYGGIFLQKFYSMFSERVKALIIVDSFSHTHPNTLFEILNKISSYNVLLYYTPRKWMASFGKKYWGKRWGKIVGKEIENIVLNMRRRETVKQRLEINSIDFRKVLPKINVPTLGIVGNHTKTGVKLMKDVIYNIQNGKLIIFKDSFDPSNLCQPDKFNRVVDNFLSENNLNI, from the coding sequence GTGATAGAAATAATAGTTGAACTTAATGGAATAAATCTATACTATGATGTAAATGGCGGTGGAACTCCAATTATATTTATACCTGGACTAGGTGCAACTCATACAATGTTTGAACCTCAAGTAGAATATTTTAAGAAAAAATATCAAGTAATTACACTTGATCTTAGAGGAAATGGTAAATCAGGAAAGTTAAATGTTCCTATACGAAAAGGACTTGAAACTCAGGCAAAAGATGTTAAAGAGCTCATGGATTACTTAGATATTAAAGAGGTAGTCTTTGTTGGTGTATCCTATGGGGGAATATTTTTGCAAAAGTTTTATTCTATGTTTTCAGAAAGAGTCAAGGCTTTAATAATAGTTGATAGTTTTTCTCATACACATCCTAATACATTGTTTGAAATATTAAATAAAATCAGTTCTTATAATGTCTTGTTATATTATACACCTAGAAAATGGATGGCTAGTTTCGGAAAGAAATACTGGGGAAAAAGATGGGGTAAAATTGTTGGTAAAGAGATTGAAAATATTGTACTAAACATGAGAAGAAGAGAAACTGTAAAACAAAGGCTAGAAATTAATTCTATTGATTTTAGAAAAGTACTTCCTAAAATTAATGTACCGACATTAGGTATAGTAGGAAATCATACAAAAACAGGAGTAAAGCTTATGAAAGATGTTATTTATAACATTCAAAATGGAAAATTAATAATATTTAAAGATTCGTTTGATCCAAGTAATTTATGTCAGCCTGATAAATTTAATAGAGTTGTCGATAATTTTTTAAGTGAAAATAACCTTAATATATAA
- a CDS encoding class I SAM-dependent rRNA methyltransferase gives MKTEVTLKVKSKFVNKFKNGYPLIFKEAIMNINDVDKEGAIVKLIDEKNKFIGRGYYGKQNKGYGWILSRKENEKIDKAFFERKIASALNKRASFYNSQDTTAFRVFNGEGDGIGGLTIEYFDGYYLINWYSKGIYKFRDHVINSLKTLVEFKGIYQKKRFDTEGKYIEEDGFVLGERGQFPIIVKENGVNFAIYLNEGAMVGVFLDQRDVRRTIRDKYAKGKTVLNTFSYTGAFSVFAALGGAIKTTSVDLANRSLSKTIEQFSINEIDYEAQDIVVEDVFNYFKYAVKRELKFDMVILDPPSFAKSKNFKFSASKDYKDLLKEAIAITEDNGVIVASTNCSSFDMNKFKGFIDMAFREMSKKYKIIEEFSLPSDFRTIKEFEEGNYLKVLFIKVY, from the coding sequence ATGAAAACAGAAGTTACTTTAAAGGTAAAATCAAAGTTTGTCAATAAATTTAAAAATGGATATCCACTAATATTTAAAGAAGCAATAATGAATATAAATGATGTTGATAAAGAAGGGGCTATAGTTAAGCTCATAGATGAAAAGAATAAATTTATTGGAAGAGGATACTATGGAAAACAAAATAAAGGATATGGATGGATTCTTAGTAGAAAAGAAAATGAAAAAATAGATAAAGCATTTTTCGAAAGAAAGATAGCATCTGCTTTAAATAAAAGAGCATCTTTCTATAACAGCCAAGATACAACTGCATTTAGAGTATTCAATGGTGAGGGTGATGGAATAGGAGGATTGACTATTGAATACTTTGATGGATATTACTTAATAAACTGGTATAGCAAAGGGATTTATAAGTTTAGAGATCATGTAATAAATTCACTAAAAACATTAGTAGAGTTTAAAGGTATATATCAGAAAAAGAGATTTGATACGGAAGGTAAGTATATTGAAGAAGATGGATTTGTTCTTGGCGAAAGAGGACAGTTTCCAATCATAGTTAAAGAAAATGGAGTAAACTTCGCTATATATCTAAATGAAGGAGCTATGGTAGGAGTATTTTTAGATCAGAGAGATGTTAGAAGAACTATTAGAGACAAATATGCAAAAGGAAAGACTGTTTTAAATACATTCTCTTATACAGGAGCATTTTCAGTATTTGCTGCTTTAGGTGGAGCTATTAAAACAACTAGTGTTGATCTTGCAAATAGAAGTCTAAGTAAGACTATTGAACAATTTAGTATAAATGAAATAGACTATGAGGCTCAGGATATAGTAGTAGAAGATGTGTTTAACTATTTTAAATATGCTGTAAAAAGAGAGTTGAAATTTGATATGGTAATACTTGATCCACCAAGTTTTGCTAAGTCGAAGAATTTCAAGTTTAGTGCATCAAAGGATTACAAAGACCTTTTAAAAGAAGCTATAGCTATAACAGAAGACAATGGTGTAATAGTTGCATCAACAAATTGTAGTTCTTTTGATATGAATAAATTTAAAGGATTTATTGATATGGCATTTAGAGAAATGAGCAAGAAATATAAGATTATAGAGGAGTTTTCACTTCCATCAGATTTTAGAACTATAAAAGAATTTGAGGAAGGGAACTATCTTAAGGTTTTATTTATTAAGGTGTACTGA